GGCTGGCACCAGTGCAGGCCCGAGCACCAGCCGCGCCTTGATCGGCGGCGCGCGCAGGACCGCTTCCAGAGATTGCAGCAGCGTGGTGTCGCCGATATAGGCGGCGGCCAGCGTCGGCTGGCCGGTGGCGGCATCGAGGTAGTTCAGGCCCAGCGGCTGCACCGGCAGCCCACCTGAAATCGGCGCCTGCATCAGGTTGGCATGGAATGGCAGCACGCTGGTCCCGTCCGTGGTCGTCCCTTCCGGAAACACCCCGACCAGGTCGCCCTGCAGCATCACATCTGTAATGTCATGCAGCACGCGATGCGCGTCCCGCTTGCGCGCCCGTTCGATGAAGATGGTGCCGGTCTTGTCGCACAGCCAGCCGATCAGCGGCCAGCTGCGGATCTCGGATTTGGCGACGAAGCGCACCGGCTGCCAGCTGTGGATGACGTAGATGTCCAGCCACGAGATGTGGTTGGACACCACCATCGCGCCCTGCCGCGCCGCGCCGGTGTGCGGGGCGCCGGTGGCGTCGATCACTTCCACTTCCACCCCGCAGATCCGCAGCAGGCGCCGCGACCAGCGACGGATGTGCCATGCGCGCGAGCGCACGCCCAGCCATGGGAACAGCAAGGCGCAGGTCAGCAACCCGCGCAGCAGGTGCAGGACCAGTGCGGTCTTG
This Cupriavidus nantongensis DNA region includes the following protein-coding sequences:
- a CDS encoding lysophospholipid acyltransferase family protein, which translates into the protein MIWLRKTALVLHLLRGLLTCALLFPWLGVRSRAWHIRRWSRRLLRICGVEVEVIDATGAPHTGAARQGAMVVSNHISWLDIYVIHSWQPVRFVAKSEIRSWPLIGWLCDKTGTIFIERARKRDAHRVLHDITDVMLQGDLVGVFPEGTTTDGTSVLPFHANLMQAPISGGLPVQPLGLNYLDAATGQPTLAAAYIGDTTLLQSLEAVLRAPPIKARLVLGPALVPASGDRRELAASAREVVAHLSQGAAEHAATAAQRLNQPSESGGAAQPASAAIG